The following coding sequences lie in one Treponema socranskii subsp. buccale genomic window:
- a CDS encoding tetratricopeptide repeat protein, translating into MNGAVFFLLFFAISLFAESEGERLFKSNNPAAAIPLLERELSSGTLSSAAYNYLGLSYYQTGQYDKSVAVFEKGLSVPGTDKKVLAYNAGNSAFAAGNYAKADECYSLALAASPDFVKALLNRANARLNQMRLRDALGDYETYIARVPGDPQRAEIERVIALLRAELARKEEEARAAAALEQAMKAEEARMRAEQERIAADKARREAEAKAAEEARKKKLLEDVANSLRATNTENMSGGAEDTLDYESEPELD; encoded by the coding sequence ATGAACGGCGCTGTATTTTTTTTATTGTTTTTCGCAATATCGCTTTTTGCCGAAAGCGAAGGCGAACGTCTCTTTAAATCGAATAACCCGGCGGCCGCCATTCCGCTGCTCGAGCGGGAGCTTTCGTCGGGAACGCTGTCGAGCGCGGCGTATAATTATCTCGGGCTTTCGTATTATCAAACGGGGCAGTACGATAAATCGGTCGCGGTATTTGAAAAGGGACTTTCCGTACCGGGTACCGATAAAAAAGTGCTCGCATACAATGCGGGAAATTCCGCTTTTGCCGCGGGAAATTATGCGAAAGCCGACGAGTGTTATTCGCTCGCTCTTGCAGCATCTCCCGATTTTGTAAAAGCGCTTTTAAACCGCGCGAACGCGAGACTCAATCAGATGCGTCTTCGGGATGCGCTCGGCGATTATGAAACTTATATCGCTCGAGTGCCCGGTGATCCGCAGCGTGCGGAAATAGAGCGCGTCATTGCGCTGCTTCGAGCCGAACTTGCCAGAAAGGAAGAAGAAGCGAGAGCTGCCGCGGCTCTCGAGCAGGCGATGAAAGCGGAGGAAGCGCGTATGCGTGCGGAACAGGAGAGGATTGCCGCCGATAAGGCCAGGCGTGAAGCCGAAGCGAAGGCGGCCGAAGAAGCGCGCAAAAAAAAGCTGCTCGAAGACGTAGCGAATTCGCTTCGAGCGACAAATACGGAAAATATGTCGGGCGGAGCGGAAGATACGCTCGACTATGAATCGGAACCGGAACTCGATTAA